From a region of the Salvia miltiorrhiza cultivar Shanhuang (shh) unplaced genomic scaffold, IMPLAD_Smil_shh fragScaff_scaffold_156_1, whole genome shotgun sequence genome:
- the LOC131002631 gene encoding protein trichome birefringence-like 3, producing the protein MANFKGNLPFSILTIAILAFVALLYTERLGSLSSRALFRFKPCARSNAVEKLVDVNGLSYEGDELFDFDPDQCSLHHGKWAFNRSIEPLYSDQTCRFLDRQVACVRNGRPDLDYMYWEWQPDGCRLPRFDPRMVLQKLKGKRLMFVGDSLQRGQWQSFVCLVDSVIPKGKKSMKRGRLHSVFRAKEYDATVEFYWAPFLVESNTDIHIIADPKQRILKVDSVEKHAKHWLGVDILVFNTYVWWMSGLKTKTLWGSFANGAEGYEELETHVSYTLGLRTWANWVDSNVNPSKTRVFFTTMSPSHHRPADWGHENGTKCFDERQPVAKKGHWGSGSDKRMMGVVGGVVARMKVPVTVINITQLSEYRIDAHTSVYTELGGKVLTEEQKADPLNYADCIHWCLPGLPDTWNQLLYTHLML; encoded by the exons ATGGCCAATTTCAAAGGAAATCTGCCATTTTCCATACTCACCATCGCAATCTTGGCTTTCGTCGCGCTCTTGTACACTGAAAGATTAGGTTCTCTATCTTCAAGAGCCCTTTTCAGGTTCAAGCCCTGCGCCAGAAGTAACGCTG TTGAGAAATTAGTGGATGTCAATGGCTTGAGTTACGAAGGTGATGAATTGTTCGATTTTGATCCTGATCAATGCAGCCTGCATCATGGGAAATGGGCGTTCAATCGCTCCATCGAGCCCCTGTATTCGGACCAAACATGTCGATTTTTGGACCGGCAGGTCGCTTGCGTTAGGAACGGTAGGCCGGATTTGGATTATATGTACTGGGAGTGGCAGCCCGACGGCTGCAGGCTGCCGAG gtTTGATCCAAGAATGGTGCTGCAGAAACTTAAAGGGAAGAGGCTAATGTTTGTAGGGGATTCACTGCAGAGAGGGCAATGGCAATCCTTCGTTTGCCTCGTTGATTCTGTGATACCGAAAGGGAAGAAGTCGATGAAACGAGGTCGTTTGCATTCTGTTTTCAGAGCTAAG GAATACGATGCCACAGTGGAGTTCTATTGGGCTCCTTTCCTCGTAGAATCCAACACAGATATTCATATAATAGCAGATCCAAAGCAGAGGATTTTGAAGGTTGATTCAGTTGAAAAGCATGCCAAACACTGGTTAGGCGTCGACATCCTCGTCTTCAACACTTATGTTTGGTGGATGAGTGGCCTCAAAACTAAGACATT ATGGGGTTCGTTTGCGAACGGAGCAGAAGGGTACGAAGAGCTGGAAACACACGTTTCCTATACGTTAGGGCTCAGAACATGGGCAAATTGGGTGGATTCAAACGTTAATCCCTCCAAAACACGAGTGTTCTTCACAACCATGTCTCCTTCACACCACAG GCCTGCCGATTGGGGCCATGAAAACGGCACGAAGTGCTTCGACGAGAGGCAGCCGGTGGCGAAGAAAGGACACTGGGGCAGCGGCTCCGACAAGAGGATGATGGGCGTGGTGGGCGGCGTGGTAGCGAGGATGAAGGTGCCGGTGACGGTGATCAACATAACGCAGCTGTCGGAATACAGAATCGACGCGCACACGTCGGTTTATACTGAGTTGGGAGGCAAAGTGTTGACGGAGGAACAAAAGGCTGATCCCTTGAATTATGCAGACTGCATACATTGGTGTTTGCCTGGACTTCCTGATACATGGAATCAATTACTCTATACACATTTGATGTTGTAA
- the LOC131002622 gene encoding salviol synthase-like, protein MEFNIPSTLIALLSFLLFLIPFLKSRRISKFANSYSHIPGPKTLPLIGNLHLMLRATVPHHMFRDLAAKHGPLMHLQLGEIHFVVISSVDFAKQVVRTHYLNFANRPRGLVAETLSYNYTAIVFTPYGDHWRQLRKICTLELLSARRGATCAVLSPRKRREHEYVRMDSFSCLS, encoded by the coding sequence ATGGAGTTTAACATCCCATCAACACTCATAGCTCTACTTTCATTTCTCCTCTTTCTCATCCCGTTTCTTAAATCGCGACGAATCTCAAAATTCGCAAACAGTTACTCACACATCCCAGGTCCCAAAACCCTCCCTCTCATCGGAAACCTCCATCTCATGCTACGCGCCACCGTGCCCCACCACATGTTCAGAGACCTCGCCGCCAAACACGGCCCCCTTATGCACCTCCAGCTGGGCGAGATCCACTTCGTCGTCATCTCATCCGTCGACTTCGCAAAACAAGTGGTGCGAACCCACTACCTCAATTTCGCCAACCGCCCCCGCGGGCTGGTGGCGGAGACGCTCTCCTACAATTACACAGCGATAGTCTTCACCCCCTACGGCGACCACTGGCGCCAGCTGCGGAAGATCTGCACGCTCGAGCTCCTGAGCGCGCGGCGCGGCGCGACGTGTGCAGTCCTTTCGCCACGTAAGAGAAGAGAGCATGAATATGTGCGAATGGATAGCTTCTCGTGTCTGAGTTGA
- the LOC131002625 gene encoding serine carboxypeptidase-like 48, which yields MARLSASQSKSQEIVEISAAMSERGGKLPDADPPKSSGGGGGEETLSPRKSKHCVIQISKPLRSVRDALGVGDIDFVSCSSTVYEAMVMDWMRNLEVGIPAMLEDGIKLLVYAGEYDLICNWLGNSRWVHAMEWSGQKKFAAAATTPFSVDGAEAGQQKGYGPLTFLKVHDAGHMVPMDQPKASVEMLRRWMQGKLTQADNHLAPM from the exons ATGGCGCGGCTCTCTGCCAGCCAATCTAAATCGCAGGAGATCGTGGAAATATCCGCGGCGATGTCGGAGCGCGGAGGAAAATTACCGGATGCAGATCCGCCGAAAtcgagcggcggcggtggcggcgagGAGACTCTGTCGCCGAGG AAATCGAAGCATTGTGTGATTCAAATTTCAAAACCCCTCAGATCAGTGAGAGACGCTCTTGGTGTCGGAGACATAGACTTCGTGTCTTGTAGCTCCACGGTGTACGAGGCTATGGTGATGGACTGGATGAGGAATCTTGAAGTAGGAATCCCTGCAATGCTGGAGGATGGAATCAAGCTGCTGGTGTATGCAGGAGAGTATGATCTCATCTGCAATTGGCTAG GGAACTCGAGATGGGTGCATGCCATGGAATGGTCTGGACAGAAGAAGTTTGCAGCAGCTGCCACTACGCCTTTCTCTGTAGACGGGGCTGAGGCCGGGCAGCAGAAGGGCTACGGGCCTCTCACGTTCCTCAAGGTGCATGATGCGGGCCACATGGTTCCGATGGATCAACCAAAAGCATCGGTGGAAATGTTGAGGAGGTGGATGCAGGGGAAATTAACACAAGCAGATAATCATCTTGCTCCAAT
- the LOC131002623 gene encoding bifunctional monothiol glutaredoxin-S16, chloroplastic-like, giving the protein MAALNLSSPTHSPYSLRLLSNFSNSRNAPALSFNSLPNPAAFFHSASFKHRSPAKRRRPGLVVSALQKLSETESVTVSSDSDGNFPSESGVYAIYDSGGDLQF; this is encoded by the coding sequence ATGGCTGCTTTAAACCTCTCATCTCCAACACACTCTCCTTACTCTCTTCGACTGCTTTCCAATTTTTCTAATTCCAGAAATGCCCCCGCTCTTTCTTTCAATTCCCTTCCCAACCCCGCCGCTTTCTTCCACTCCGCATCCTTCAAGCACAGATCGccggcgaagcgccgccgccccgGCCTCGTCGTCTCCGCGCTGCAGAAGTTGTCGGAGACTGAGTCGGTGACGGTTTCCTCCGATTCTGACGGAAACTTCCCGTCCGAGTCCGGTGTTTACGCCATTTACGACAGCGGCGGCGACCTTCAGTTCTag